The genome window CGATAGAGCCTTCCATCTCGAACTTGATCAATTTTCGATTTCATGCCGTTTCACTATATTCAAGAATCGTTGATTTTATTCGGTTTTTAAAATAACCCGTTTCATTTCCCTTCGCAGATTATCAATTTGATGGGGGCAATTGGGGGGCAACAGGGGGCACTATCCGAGATCCGGGGGTGCCCCCCTTCTCTTATGCAGATCACATCGGCCAAAAGTCTTCCTGCTTCAATGTTCTATCTTTCTTCCGCAGCGCCTGGATGATTCTCTGCATCGTAGTCCCGGACGGAAGAGGCTTGTCTTTTGAAGCAAGCTGACTGATGGTCTTTTTATTCAGCTTTGTCTCATCGACGAGCCATTGCTGGGGGATCTCCTTGTCATCCAAGTATTTTCCCAATCGGCTCCTTTGTTTACCGAGTCCGAACATTCAGATCACCTCAGTAACATAATGGGCAGACTTGAGAAAACATAAACTCGTCTGTGGAGAAAAAAGTGTAATTTTGGACAACCAGTCTCTCGTAGCCATTAGTACACCAGTAACCTCACCAGCGGCTGACGCACAAACCAACATAACCCTACCGTAATAAACAAGCCAAGAAACCGCAAGGCGTTGCCAAACAATAAACCTGTTAAGAGCGAAGCGAAGGAGCAGAGCGAGGCGCTGAGCTCGGGCCCAAGGAGGCG of Brevibacillus choshinensis contains these proteins:
- a CDS encoding transcriptional regulator; this translates as MFGLGKQRSRLGKYLDDKEIPQQWLVDETKLNKKTISQLASKDKPLPSGTTMQRIIQALRKKDRTLKQEDFWPM